One Methylocapsa sp. D3K7 DNA window includes the following coding sequences:
- a CDS encoding helix-turn-helix transcriptional regulator: MKKIPNPIDRHVGSRVRMRRVMLGMSQEKLGDALGLTFQQVQKYEKGTNRIGASRLQQISRTLDVPPAFFFEGAPSFEAVANPPPGPLGFSEDAPAAYAADFLSTPEALHLNLAFARIHDPKVRKRIVDLVSSLAGEDERPAPLASGTPDPSEKPAE; encoded by the coding sequence GTGAAAAAAATACCGAACCCGATCGACCGGCACGTTGGCAGCCGCGTCCGTATGCGGCGGGTGATGCTTGGCATGAGCCAGGAAAAATTGGGCGACGCTTTGGGCCTGACCTTTCAACAAGTCCAAAAATACGAAAAGGGCACCAACAGAATCGGCGCCAGCAGGCTTCAGCAAATTTCCAGAACCCTCGATGTGCCTCCGGCATTTTTTTTCGAGGGGGCGCCGTCCTTTGAAGCCGTGGCAAATCCGCCGCCGGGCCCGCTGGGGTTTTCGGAAGATGCGCCGGCGGCCTATGCCGCTGATTTTCTGTCCACACCGGAGGCTTTGCATTTGAACCTTGCTTTCGCGAGAATCCATGACCCAAAAGTCCGTAAGCGGATCGTCGATCTCGTGTCTTCCCTCGCTGGGGAAGATGAGAGGCCCGCGCCATTGGCGAGCGGCACGCCGGACCCGAGCGAAAAACCGGCTGAGTGA
- a CDS encoding LuxR family transcriptional regulator has translation MPPVSYRHSLEHTLDFIRDLDRARNAEDVSAKVMHHLSQFGVEHMVAATIPTPDQNRRSQLGHLLLNRWPEEWATRYAARRYVAHDATIRRVMSSPEPFLWNELVPFVEGDPLARRVMDEATEFDLNEGFTLSLQTLDKQVVLFSVGGRHIEMSPDTKGMLTLVANYAIGRAIMLKQEAASNGPIMLSAREREALQWAAEGKADWEIGAVMRISEHGADKHMRSARAKLGAMNRTQAVAEAIRRGLIA, from the coding sequence ATGCCACCGGTTTCTTATCGCCATTCGTTAGAACATACCCTTGATTTCATTCGGGATCTTGATCGCGCCCGGAATGCTGAAGATGTTTCGGCCAAGGTCATGCATCATCTATCGCAATTCGGCGTCGAGCACATGGTTGCCGCAACCATTCCAACGCCTGACCAGAACCGGCGTTCACAGTTGGGACATTTGTTGCTCAACCGCTGGCCCGAAGAATGGGCCACCCGCTACGCGGCACGCCGTTACGTCGCCCACGATGCGACGATACGGCGGGTTATGTCGTCGCCGGAACCATTTCTTTGGAACGAACTGGTGCCGTTTGTTGAGGGCGACCCTTTGGCCCGCCGCGTTATGGATGAGGCAACGGAGTTTGATCTAAACGAAGGATTTACCCTGTCATTACAAACCCTCGATAAACAAGTTGTCTTGTTTTCCGTTGGTGGCCGACACATCGAAATGAGCCCCGACACGAAGGGCATGTTAACGCTGGTAGCAAATTACGCGATTGGCCGGGCAATCATGTTAAAGCAGGAAGCTGCTTCCAACGGACCAATCATGCTGTCCGCGCGGGAGCGCGAGGCGTTACAGTGGGCGGCAGAAGGAAAGGCGGACTGGGAAATTGGCGCCGTTATGAGGATTTCCGAACACGGAGCTGATAAACATATGCGGTCCGCGCGTGCAAAACTCGGAGCGATGAATCGCACGCAGGCGGTAGCTGAAGCGATCCGCCGCGGATTGATCGCGTAA
- the lnt gene encoding apolipoprotein N-acyltransferase, whose product MSLRVPAIPAIAMAIKHASSWRRWLIAFAAGATGALAMAPFNFFPALMIPMTVAIWLIDGEAQGAGRIEISVSAARRVFADGWWWGFGYFVASFWWLGAAFLVEADEFAWAMPLGVAGLPAMLAFFPGLGFLLARLLWSPGAGRLFAFAAALSFTEWLRGHVLTGFPWNSFGMALGGNLVTAQLASLIGLYGLTVLSILMFSAPAMLGEKPLPIGVTRRLPPAVLAAILAFGGICGFGVWRLSQATAPPVAGIRLRIMQPNLPQDAKFRPENKAWILNHYLDLSIRESAAHLGLDGVTALIWPESAFPFILSHDPRALAVIGAVLPQDTVLVTGAAREEDGLRGLPSYFNAIQIVASGGHILESYDKIHLVPFGEYLPFQSIFDRLGLHQFVHVPGGFDSGSGPRFLLIPGMPAAAPLICYEAIFPGEAVSAGLSGERPGFILNVTNDGWFGMTAGPYQHFAQVRLRAIEEGLPLIRAANTGISAIVDPYGRIEGEMPLGTEGILDGSLPQALTPPFFANFPFAGAFAIWVGVLSLALTIRFRY is encoded by the coding sequence TTGAGCTTGAGAGTGCCCGCCATTCCGGCCATCGCCATGGCGATCAAACATGCGTCTAGCTGGCGCCGGTGGCTCATCGCCTTTGCCGCCGGAGCCACGGGGGCGCTCGCCATGGCGCCGTTCAATTTTTTCCCCGCTTTGATGATACCGATGACCGTCGCCATCTGGCTCATCGATGGCGAAGCCCAGGGAGCAGGGCGGATTGAGATCAGCGTATCCGCCGCGCGGCGGGTGTTCGCGGACGGCTGGTGGTGGGGCTTTGGGTATTTCGTTGCCAGCTTTTGGTGGCTCGGCGCGGCGTTTCTTGTCGAAGCCGACGAATTCGCCTGGGCCATGCCGCTGGGGGTGGCGGGTCTTCCGGCCATGCTCGCGTTTTTCCCTGGGCTTGGGTTTCTGCTGGCGCGGCTGCTGTGGTCGCCCGGCGCGGGGCGGCTGTTCGCCTTTGCCGCCGCTCTCAGCTTTACGGAATGGCTGCGCGGCCATGTCTTGACGGGATTTCCCTGGAATAGCTTCGGCATGGCGCTCGGCGGCAATCTCGTGACGGCGCAACTCGCCTCGCTCATTGGTCTTTATGGATTGACCGTTCTTTCCATCCTTATGTTTTCCGCTCCCGCCATGCTCGGCGAAAAACCTCTGCCAATCGGGGTAACGCGCCGGCTGCCGCCGGCCGTCCTTGCTGCAATTCTGGCCTTTGGCGGAATTTGCGGATTTGGCGTTTGGCGTCTCTCGCAGGCGACGGCGCCGCCGGTCGCCGGGATTAGATTGCGGATTATGCAGCCGAATTTGCCCCAGGACGCGAAATTCCGGCCGGAAAACAAAGCCTGGATCTTGAACCATTACCTCGACTTGTCGATCCGCGAGTCAGCCGCTCACCTTGGCCTTGACGGCGTTACCGCGCTGATCTGGCCGGAGTCCGCTTTTCCTTTCATTTTGTCGCACGATCCAAGAGCGCTCGCGGTTATTGGCGCGGTTTTGCCCCAGGATACGGTTCTCGTCACGGGCGCAGCGCGCGAGGAGGACGGCTTGCGGGGTCTACCGTCCTACTTCAACGCGATCCAGATCGTGGCGAGCGGCGGCCATATTCTTGAGAGTTACGACAAAATCCATCTTGTGCCGTTCGGAGAATATTTACCATTCCAATCGATTTTTGATCGCTTGGGCCTGCATCAGTTTGTGCATGTGCCGGGTGGATTCGACTCAGGGTCCGGGCCGCGCTTCTTGCTCATTCCGGGCATGCCCGCCGCCGCGCCGCTGATCTGCTACGAGGCGATTTTTCCGGGCGAGGCAGTTTCAGCGGGACTCTCAGGGGAACGGCCCGGGTTCATCCTCAATGTGACCAACGATGGCTGGTTTGGGATGACAGCTGGCCCTTACCAGCATTTCGCGCAAGTGCGGCTTCGCGCGATCGAGGAGGGACTTCCCTTGATCCGTGCCGCCAACACGGGAATTTCGGCAATTGTCGATCCTTATGGCCGTATCGAGGGGGAGATGCCGCTAGGGACCGAAGGCATCCTCGATGGCAGTCTGCCGCAGGCCTTGACCCCGCCGTTTTTCGCGAACTTTCCGTTCGCAGGCGCGTTCGCGATTTGGGTTGGTGTCCTTAGCTTGGCCTTGACTATACGGTTCCGTTATTGA
- a CDS encoding acyl-homoserine-lactone synthase, whose product MIHIVTAENEFQYRNELEQAYRLRYQVFVKEMGWSELDKPDGREIDQFDNKYAVHLLYIEKGKVLGYQRMLPSTRPHLLSEIMPQLCEVERPVGPHIWECTRHCVAPGHRERGRFAAPIANALLSGMVEWGLESGISTAIIEIDPILLLRLVQLHFRMLPLGLPQRIGTQDVVAVTATFDWRTLNRLRETRGDRKRVLTEKLQAPTLLHA is encoded by the coding sequence GTGATTCACATTGTCACCGCCGAAAATGAATTCCAATATCGAAATGAATTGGAACAAGCGTATCGCTTGCGCTACCAAGTATTTGTAAAGGAAATGGGCTGGTCCGAACTTGATAAGCCGGACGGACGCGAGATCGATCAATTCGACAACAAATACGCCGTACATTTGCTTTATATTGAAAAAGGTAAAGTGTTAGGTTATCAACGGATGCTTCCTTCAACGCGCCCGCATCTTTTGTCGGAAATTATGCCGCAATTGTGCGAAGTCGAGAGGCCGGTTGGACCCCATATTTGGGAATGCACCCGTCATTGCGTCGCGCCGGGCCATCGGGAGCGGGGCCGTTTTGCAGCTCCAATTGCCAACGCGCTTTTATCCGGCATGGTTGAATGGGGCTTAGAAAGCGGGATCTCGACCGCGATCATCGAGATCGACCCCATTCTATTGTTGCGTCTCGTCCAGCTTCATTTCCGAATGTTGCCGCTAGGTTTGCCCCAAAGGATCGGAACGCAAGACGTTGTCGCTGTCACAGCTACTTTCGACTGGAGGACGCTCAACCGCTTGCGCGAAACGCGGGGCGACAGAAAGAGGGTCCTCACCGAAAAGTTGCAGGCGCCAACTCTCCTCCACGCCTGA